A single region of the Sphaeramia orbicularis chromosome 6, fSphaOr1.1, whole genome shotgun sequence genome encodes:
- the LOC115421597 gene encoding uncharacterized protein LOC115421597, with amino-acid sequence MSPLAAASGDDSKALVRKMLREVLVGREDPEGFFALCVSVLGYQDTRSQFLSLIQPLSTANRSLHSTLTSIYKEYFSKAEDDDLQLALALSLLDTEDQMSVCSQGSQHQQINGSSSQSSLLQATSVSHTQGGSYSQIAAIRSQRKNASSLQSGHHSKMSPQETAQNCDLDKDTQELKMSPMVCVSRQSSSFSKQDTCQGGVQMMEKGDSNELEKPKRSRNRRQRRKGGDKQVVGVPCSPSGLPPVLLWFRRDLRLCDNPAIIGSLEVGAPVIPIFIWSPEEEEGPGMTVAIGGACKYWLHQALSCLSSSLERIGSHLVFLKANGEGNDVGSSLHTLRELVKVTGARTVLANALYEPWLKDRDDKVVSALQKDGVECKMYHSYCLRDPYSVSTKGVGLRGIGSVSHFMSCCKQNPGSAIGVPLDPPESLPTPAHWPQGVSLDMLGLARMPRRKDGTVIDWAANIRKSWDFSEEGAQVRLEAFLQDGVYRYEKESGRADAPNTSCLSPYLHFGQLSPRWLLWDAKAARCRPPKFQRKLAWRDLAYWQLTLFPDLPWESLRPPYKALRWSNDRGHLKAWQRGRTGYPLVDAAMRQLWLTGWMNNYMRHVVASFLIAYLHLPWQEGYRWFQDTLVDADVAIDAMMWQNGGMCGLDHWNFVMHPVDAAMTCDPNGSFVRKWCPELANLPDDLIHKPWKCPASMLRRAGVLFGQTYPERIVTDLEGQRSQSLQDVALVRKEYGQYVDKRTGCDLVPLPPRLVSEALGLSHQEEGAVTVGKQFLLPVITRMEFKHQLEDPDADAASNPYNAVLKGYVSRKRDETIAFLNERDFTASVMYEGAQRKERMESDYRRMQGLPRPPAPRGRARRTPTAKDKFSIVPGGVVTSLR; translated from the exons ATGTCTCCTTTAGCGGCTGCCAGTGGGGATGATAGTAAAGCTCTGGTGAGGAAGATGTTGAGGGAAGTACTGGTGGGTCGAGAGGATCCAGAGGGGTTCTTCGCCCTGTGTGTGTCCGTCCTCGGGTACCAGGACACCCGGTCACAGTTCCTGTCTCTTATCCAGCCCCTGTCCACGGCCAACAGGTCCCTCCATTCGACCCTCACCTCCATCTACAAGGAATATTTCTCTAAG GCTGAAGATGATGACCTACAACTTGCCCTGGCTCTCTCTCTACTGGACACAGAAGATCAGATGTCAGTCTGTAGCCAAGGCTCCCAACATCAGCAAATTAATGGCAGCTCAAGTCAGAGTAGCCTTCTTCAAGCTACCTCAGTGTCTCACACTCAGGGAGGCAGCTACAGCCAGATAGCAGCAATAAGAAGCCAAAGAAAAAATGCTAGTTCATTACAGAGTGGGCACCACAGCAAGATGAGCCCCCAAGAGACCGCCCAAAACTGTGATCTTGATAAAGACACACAAGAGTTAAAGATGAGTCCAATGGTTTGTGTTTCTAGACAGTCCTCCTCATTTTCCAAGCAGGACACATGTCAAGGAGGTGTCCAAATGATGGAGAAGGGAGATTCAAATGAGTTGGAGAAACCAAAACGCTCAAGGAACAGGAGACAGCGGCGTAAAGGTGGCGACAAACAGGTTGTAGGTGTTCCCTGTAGTCCATCTGGCCTGCCACCAGTTTTACTCTGGTTTCGAAGGGACCTGCGACTTTGTGATAACCCTGCAATTATAGGCTCGTTAGAGGTTGGTGCCCCTGTCATCCCTATCTTCATTTGGAGCCCAGAAGAGGAGGAAGGACCTGGAATGACTGTGGCTATAGGAGGAGCCT gtaaATATTGGCTTCATCAAGCTTTGTCCTGTTTGTCTTCATCTTTGGAGAGGATTGGCAGCCATCTTGTCTTCCTCAAAGCCAATGGAGAAGGGAATGATGTTGGATCGTCTTTGCATACTCTCAGGGAGCTGGTAAAAGTGACTGGGGCAAGAACAGTACTGGCTAATGCCCTCTATGAGCCCTGGCTGAAAGACAGGGATGACAAAGTGGTGTCAGCTCTGCAGAAAGACGGTGTTGAATGCAAGATGTATCACTCATACTGTCTCCGAGATCCTTATTCTGTCAGCACAAAGGGGGTGGGACTAAGAG GGATAGGTTCAGTGTCTCACTTCATGAGCTGCTGTAAACAGAATCCAGGGTCTGCCATAGGTGTTCCCCTTGACCCTCCTGAATCTCTTCCCACGCCTGCCCACTGGCCTCAGGGTGTGTCTTTGGACATGCTTGGACTGGCGCGAATGCCCCGCAGGAAAGATGGCACCGTG ATTGACTGGGCTGCTAACATTAGAAAATCTTGGGATTTCAGTGAAGAAGGAGCACAAGTCCGGTTAGAGGCTTTCCTACAAGATG GTGTGTATAGGTACGAGAAAGAGTCAGGTAGAGCTGATGCACCAAATACCAGCTGTCTGTCCCCCTACCTCCATTTCGGTCAGTTAAGCCCACGCTGGCTCCTGTGGGATGCCAAAGCAGCTCGCTGTCGACCCCCAAAGTTTCAGCGCAAACTGGCCTGGAGAGATTTGGCATACTGGCAACTAACACTATTTCCTGATCTTCCCTGGGAATCCCTTAGACCTCCATATAAG GCCCTACGATGGAGTAATGATCGTGGCCACCTGAAAGCCTGGCAGCGAGGGCGAACAGGCTATCCTCTGGTGGACGCAGCCATGAGGCAGCTGTGGCTGACAGGATGGATGAACAACTACATGAGACATGTGGTAGCTTCCTTCCTGATTGCATATCTCCATCTGCCCTGGCAGGAGGGCTATCGCTGGTTCCAG GACACCCTGGTGGATGCAGATGTTGCCATAGATGCTATGATGTGGCAGAATGGGGGCATGTGTGGCCTGGATCATTGGAATTTTGTCATGCATCCTGTTGATGCAGCAATGACCTGTGACCCAAACGGCAGCTTTGTGAGGAAATGGTGTCCCGAACTCGCAAATCTGCCTGATGACCTTATCCACAAACCATGGAAATGTCCTGCATCTATGCTACGGCGTGCAG GTGTGTTGTTTGGCCAAACCTATCCTGAACGAATAGTTACAGACCTGGAGGGGCAAAGGAGTCAATCTCTGCAAGATGTAGCCCTGGTCCGGAAAGAAtatggacagtatgtggacaagCGCACAGGCTGTGACTTGGTGCCTCTGCCGCCACGTCTGGTCTCTGAGGCACTGGGACTGTCGCACCAAGAAGAGGGCGCAGTGACTGTAGGCAAGCAGTTCCTCCTGCCCGTAATAACCCGCATGGAATTCAAACACCAGTTAGAAGATCCAGATGCAGATGCCGCGTCAAATCCATACAATGCTGTTCTGAAGGGCTATGTGAGCCGCAAGAGGGATGAGACCATTGCTTTCCTTAATGAGAGAGACTTTACTGCCAGTGTGATGTATGAGGGAGCTCAGAGGAAGGAAAGAATGGAGAGTGATTACCGTAGAATGCAGGGACTCCCTCGGCCTCCTGCACCTCGAGGCAGGGCCAGACGAACTCCAACGGCCAAAGACAAGTTCTCTATAGTGCCAGGTGGTGTGGTAACTTCACTCAGATGA